A genomic stretch from Leptodactylus fuscus isolate aLepFus1 chromosome 10, aLepFus1.hap2, whole genome shotgun sequence includes:
- the LOC142219124 gene encoding alpha-2-macroglobulin-like protein 1: MELLLLSICLSIFSLEVASTAEPYYAITVPAQMLYPSKQKACITILKLKGELQLKMELKKEQTSVLVAEDTIRGPTYFHCYSFELPVVVGEDEVWSFDVSVHGDTLNINRTKKVLLMRGFHLTFIQTDKPNYKPGQTVNFRIISLDKNFQTKNDKYPLVELFDPNNNRIGQWLEVSPKQGFVDLSFPLANELPLGDYTISIAHTYKTWFSVSEYVPKRFSLKTELPQEVKARDKSMNLKVCGSYTYGKPVSGMFEVTVCYNKRVSYRSYSQLQGMGNCQNISAHTDDKGCLSREIDLTFFNMSTTSLFDILRITAFLTDDIYGETESASDSVGVASRPFVEFEQIPEFYQKGIPFTAKLKVVEKAQPKVNQTVYLVLGFEEEDLNLTSVTNEEGIAVFNVDTSTWDDMVSVSGKLSLEETGREYSRAFAWVHSLYSESNSYLTVNTHTSSLTCDGDHNLTVEYFINTSELDPADDKLHFFYFYTSKGTIISHGEYDSDITGQSVGSVLHGHFDLKLPVGSEYYPKYTFVVHTILNNGDIPSYTKEFTIPPCLKNKIQLKFSKNEVRPGEKVKLEVTAGSGSVCSVRSVDKGILLHKPHKTISDLRFMFQMMTWMVKLNKRGFPYAIEDFEKYPCLRNKKDPQAEIQEAEWYHGDADVYMMLKHSNIKIITNGKIRKPVMCSAQSITRRISNQPHKTVELPTSPHSQSKEEKKKPMKRMFFPETWLYDLVFVGPQGHTVLNLTAPHGITTWETDALCLGKSGFGEISDVQLTTFQPYFIDLASPYSVVQGEIFTVTAHIFSYQKPCMKVHVTLSDLKDYPILGDKRQSQCICGEQPGSFTWNVSASKPGNLNVRVSSSAQELEGDCTGPRTEGKDQIEDTIEKNIIVKPSGILEEKTQTFLLCPSGDSVRRTVTLEVPEKVVPGSEQALITVLGDLMGSAILNVGSTLKLPSGSGEQNLMNFIPISYIVKYLETTKQLKPDIKEKATTYLTKGYLRQLLFKKDDGSYSVYHGIPGSTWLTAFTVRSFSHAQDLIYIQEKHITDAVRWFSGLQMPSGCFQEVGKMFNNYLMNEADNNVTLTAYITIALLEHGQVYNNTLVENALMCLKNAIDDAKTTYTQALLAYVFTLAQYSDLRKHMLEILEKSAVKEDGKKYWRADERAHGDLEITSLVLLALLSDQTTSQRDVEEASTIVNWIIKAQGPHGGFPSTQGTAVCLQALTKYAKATFTDNLDVTVTVRSLSGFHSQFHVDEKNSLLTQRGILPDIPGEYTLTAIGTGCAYVQTYLKYHTPLAKSDAFFTLTASTEPSACTKEAKKGFDIIVEASYSGERTATNAVIIEVQLLSGFIPNKKSVKKLENQPVVRKTELSPNKLLIYLEQLTNEIVTCRFSLKPEIFVSNLQAAKVKIYDHYAPDEYALTDYNSPCSTEQEKDS, from the exons ATGGAGCTTCTCCTCTTGTCCATATGTCTCTCCATCTTCTCGCTGGAAGTAGCATCGACTGCAGAACC GTACTATGCGATCACTGTACCCGCTCAGATGTTATACCCATCAAAGCAGAAAGCATGTATCACCATCCTAAAGCTGAAGGGGGAGCTGCAACTTAAAATGGAGTTGAAGAAAGAACAGACAAGTGTGTTGGTGGCAGAGGACACCATCAGAGGTCCCACATATTTCCACTGTTACTCTTTTGAG CTCCCCGTTGTGGTGGGTGAAGATGAGGTCTGGTCCTTTGATGTTTCCGTACATGGAGACACCTTGAACATCAACCGAACCAAGAAGGTCTTGCTCATGAGAGGATTTCACTTGACCTTCATCCAGACTGATAAACCCAACTATAAGCCTGGCCAGACAG TGAATTTCCGTATTATATCCCTGGACAAGAATTTCCAAACTAAAAATGACAAG TATCCATTGGTGGAGCTGTTT GATCCAAATAATAATCGCATCGGACAATGGTTGGAGGTCTCTCCAAAACAAGGATTTGTAGATTTAAGTTTTCCTTTGGCAAATGAACTACCACTAGGAGACTACACCATCAGTATAGCTCATACCTACAAAACGTGGTTTTCTGTATCTGAATATG tTCCAAAAAGATTCAGCCTTAAAACTGAGCTTCCTCAAGAGGTAAAAGCCAGGGATAAATCCATGAATCTGAAAGTGTGTGGAAG TTACACCTATGGAAAGCCGGTCTCCGGAATGTTCGAAGTTACCGTCTGTTACAATAAACGCGTATCGTAcagatcttattcacaattgcaaGGCATGGGAAATTGCCAAAACATAAGCGCGCAC ACGGACGACAAAGGATGTTTATCAAGAGAGATTGATCTGACTTTTTTTAATATGTCAACTACAAGCTTATTTGATATATTACGGATCACGGCTTTCCTGACAGATGACATTTATG GGGAAACTGAAAGCGCGTCGGACAGTGTCGGAGTTGCCTCTAGACCATTTGTGGAGTTTGAGCAAATTCCTGAATTTTACCAGAAAGGAATCCCATTTACTGCCAAG CTGAAAGTTGTAGAAAAAGCTCAGCCGAAGGTGAATCAAACGGTCTACTTGGTACTGGGCTTTGAGGAAGAAGATCTAAACCTGACCTCGGTGACCAATGAAGAGGGAATTGCTGTTTTCAATGTGGACACCTCGACGTGGGATGACATGGTGTCTGTGTCT GGAAAGTTATCACTGGAAGAAACTGGAAGAGAATACTCACGTGCTTTTGCCTGGGTTCATTCCCTCTACTCTGAAAGTAACAGCTACCTGACTGTAAACACCCATACGAGTAGCCTAACCTGTGACGGGGACCACAATCTGACCGTGGAATACTTTATCAATACATCGGAGCTGGATCCGGCAGATGACAAACTCCATTTCTTCTACTTT TATACGTCTAAGGGGACCATTATATCTCACGGCGAATATGATTCGGATATCACAGGGCAATCCGTGGGCTCTG TTCTTCACGGCCATTTTGACCTGAAGCTCCCGGTAGGGTCAGAATATTATCCTAAATATACTTTTGTTGTTCACACAATCTTGAACAATGGCGATATACCGTCGTATACAAAGGAGTTCACCATACCGCCATGCCTAAAGAATAAG ATACAACTTAAGTTCTCTAAAAATGAAGTCCGACCAGGAGAAAAGGTGAAGCTAGAAGTTACAGCAGGTTCTGGGTCAGTCTGCTCTGTGCGTTCAGTGGATAAAGGAATATTACTACATAAGCCCCATAAAACCATTAGCGACCTCAGGTTCATG TTTCAAATGATGACATGGATGGTGAAGCTGAACAAGCGAGGCTTTCCTTACGCCATTGAAGATTTTGAAAAATATCCTTGTCTGAGAAACAAGAAGGATCCACAGGCAGAGATACAAGAGGCAGAATGGTACCACGGGGATGCCGATGTCTACATGATGCTGAAG CATAGCAACATCAAGATTATTACAAACGGGAAGATAAGAAAACCAGTGATGTGTTCTGCTCAGTCCATCACAAGACGCATCTCCAACCAACCCCATAAGACCGTAGAGTTACCCACTTCTCCCC ATTCACAAAGTAAAGAAGAGAAAAAGAAGCCCATGAAGAGAATGTTTTTCCCAGAAACTTGGCTATATGACTTGGTTTTTGTGGG tccaCAAGGACACACTGTCCTAAACCTGACCGCTCCACATGGTATCACGACATGGGAAACGGATGCACTCTGCCTGGGCAAGTCTGGTTTTGGGGAGATCAGTGATGTTCAACTCACCACCTTCCAGCCTTACTTCATTGACTTGGCCTCACCTTACTCTGTGGTACAAGGAGAGATATTCACCGTTACAGCCCATATCTTCAGCTACCAAAAGCCTTGCATGAAG GTACATGTGACTCTTTCTGATCTAAAAGATTACCCAATACTCGGGGACAAGCGACAATCCCAATGTATCTGTGGAGAACAGCCTGGAAGCTTTACATGGAATGTGTCTGCTTCAAAACCAG GAAACCTTAATGTCCGCGTGAGCAGTTCTGCTCAAGAACTTGAAGGAGACTGCACAGGCCCCCGAACTGAGGGAAAGGATCAAATTGAAGACACTATTGAGAAAAACATCATAGTCAAG cctTCTGGAATTTTAGAGGAGAAGACACAGACATTTCTCCTATGTCCATCAG GTGACAGTGTACGGAGAACGGTTACGTTGGAGGTCCCAGAGAAGGTGGTACCAGGCTCCGAGCAAGCCCTCATCACTGTTTTAG GTGACCTCATGGGCAGTGCCATTTTAAACGTTGGATCAACCTTGAAACTTCCAAGTGGATCTGGGGAGCAAAATCTGATGAATTTTATTCCAATTTCTTATATCGTAAAATATTTAGAAACCACAAAGCAACTAAAACCTGACATAAAAGAGAAAGCTACCACGTATCTAACCAAAG GTTACCTTAGACAGCTGCTGTTTAAGAAGGATGATGGCTCTTACAGCGTATACCATGGTATCCCCGGAAGCACCTG GCTCACCGCCTTTACCGTGAGGTCTTTCAGTCACGCTCAAGACCTGATCTACATTCAGGAAAAGCATATTACGGATGCTGTAAGATGGTTCAGTGGTTTGCAGATGCCCAGTGGATGTTTTCAAGAAGTTGGAAAAATGTTTAACAACTACTTAATG AACGAGGCCGACAACAACGTGACACTTACAGCTTATATTACTATTGCTCTACTGGAACACGGCCAAGTCTATAAT AATACACTTGTCGAGAATGCGTTGATGTGTCTGAAGAATGCCATCGATGATGCGAAGACAACCTACACTCAGGCTCTCCTCGCCTATGTATTCACTTTGGCACAATACAGTGATCTTAGAAAGCATATGCTGGAGATCCTGGAAAAGTCTGCGGTCAAGGAAG ATGGGAAAAAGTACTGGAGAGCCGATGAAAGAGCTCATGGAGATTTAGAGATAACCTCGCTTGTTCTACTCGCATTACTTTCCGATCAAACCACTTCCCAAAGAGATGTCGAGGAGGCTTCAACTATAGTCAACTGGATCATCAAAGCGCAGGGCCCACATGGCGGCTTTCCATCTACCCAG GGTACGGCGGTGTGTCTTCAAGCATTGACAAAATATGCCAAAGCAACTTTTACAGACAATCTGGATGTAACGGTGACAGTCAGGTCACTATCTGGGTTTCATAGTCAGTTCCATGTGGATGAAAAGAATAGTCTTCTTACCCAAAGAGGGATCTTACCAGACATACCTGGAGAGTATACACTGACAGCCATAGGGACAGGCTGCGCCTACGTACAG ACTTACTTGAAATATCACACCCCTCTCGCCAAATCTGACGCCTTCTTCACCCTCACTGCCAGTACAGAGCCCTCCGCCTGCACCAAGGAAGCAAAGAAAGGATTTGACATAATAGTGGAGGCCAG ttaTTCAGGTGAAAGGACCGCAACCAACGCAGTGATTATTGAGGTGCAACTTCTCTcagggtttattcctaataagaAAAGTGTGAAAAAG TTAGAAAACCAACCTGTTGTAAGAAAAACGGAGCTGTCGCCGAATAAACTTCTAATCTACTTGGAGCAG CTCACGAACGAAATCGTCACCTGCAGATTCTCCTTAAAGCCAGAAATATTCGTAAGCAATCTGCAAGCGGCGAAAGTGAAGATCTACGACCACTATGCTCCAG ATGAGTACGCCTTGACGGACTACAACTCCCCCTGCAGTACAG AACAAGAAAAAGACTCTTGA